The nucleotide sequence CGTCGCCGGGGGTGAGGTCCACGAGGTCGTCTATGCCGGTCCGTCGACGCGGTACGTCGTCAGGCTGGACGCCGGGCCCGAGCTCGTGGCGCTGCAGCAGAACACCGGACCCGCGTCCGGCCGGCCGGTCGCCCCTCGGGGCAGCCGGGTCCGGCTGGGCTTCGCGCGGGAGAACGTCTACCGCGTACGGGGCGCAACCAGAGAGGAAGGGAACTGATGACCCGAACCAAGCTGCTCGCGATCACCGCAGCAGCCCTGATCGCGCTCACGGCGTGCGGCGGGGACGACGGAGGGGACGACTCGGCGGGCGGAGGCGGCTCCGGCACCGACACCACGGACCAGGGGTTCACGCCGCCGGACCTGAAGGCACTGACCGAGCTCGGGGAGCCCGAGGGCGAGGTCAACATCGTCGCCTGGGCCGGCTACGTCGAGGACGGCAGCACCGACCCGGCTGTCGACTGGGTGACGCCGTTCGAGGAGGAGACCGGCTGCCAGGTCAACGTCAAGACCGCGCCGACTTCCGACGACATGGTCAACCTGATGAAGACCGGGCAGTACGACGTCGTGTCGGCGTCCGGGGACGCGTCGCTGCGGCTGATCGCGTCCGGCGACGTCGAGCCGGTCAACACCGACCTGGTGCCCAACTACGCCGACGTCTTCGAGGCGCTGAAGATGCAGCCGTGGAACAGCGTCGACGGTGTGGCCTACGGCATCCCGCACGGGCGCGGCGCCAACCTGCTGATGTACAACACCGAGGTCGTGTCGCCGGCGCCCGACTCGTGGTCGGCCGTCTTCGACGACGCGTCGGCCAACTCGGGCAAGGTAACGGCGTACGACTCGCCGATCTACATCGCCGACGCCGCCGTCTACCTGATGGCGACCCAGCCGGACCTCGGCATCAAGAACCCCTACGCGCTCGACGACAAGCAGTTCCAGGCCGCGGTCGACCTGCTCAAGGAGCAGAACGCCCACATCGGCGAGTACTGGTCGGACTACACGAAGGAGATCCAGGCCTTCAAGAACGGCGACTCCGTCGTCGGCACCACCTGGCAGATCATCGTGAACCTCGCCCAGGCCGACAAGGCGAAGGTCGAGGCCGTCCTGCCCGAGGAAGGCGCGACCGGGTGGTCCGACACCTGGATGGTGGCCACCAAGAGCGAGCACAAGACGTGCGCCTACCTGTGGATGGACCACATCGTCTCTCCGACGGCGAACGCCCAGGTCGCGGAGTGGTTCGGCGAGGCCCCGGCCAACGAGAAGTCGTGCGCCGAGACAGCGGACGAGGACCACTGCGACACCTTCCACGCCTCCGACGAGGCCTACTTCGACCAGGTCTGGTACTGG is from Actinomycetes bacterium and encodes:
- a CDS encoding ABC transporter substrate-binding protein, with protein sequence MTRTKLLAITAAALIALTACGGDDGGDDSAGGGGSGTDTTDQGFTPPDLKALTELGEPEGEVNIVAWAGYVEDGSTDPAVDWVTPFEEETGCQVNVKTAPTSDDMVNLMKTGQYDVVSASGDASLRLIASGDVEPVNTDLVPNYADVFEALKMQPWNSVDGVAYGIPHGRGANLLMYNTEVVSPAPDSWSAVFDDASANSGKVTAYDSPIYIADAAVYLMATQPDLGIKNPYALDDKQFQAAVDLLKEQNAHIGEYWSDYTKEIQAFKNGDSVVGTTWQIIVNLAQADKAKVEAVLPEEGATGWSDTWMVATKSEHKTCAYLWMDHIVSPTANAQVAEWFGEAPANEKSCAETADEDHCDTFHASDEAYFDQVWYWNTPISQCLDGRTKVQCKDYGDWTTAWQEIKG